The following are encoded in a window of Balaenoptera ricei isolate mBalRic1 chromosome 1, mBalRic1.hap2, whole genome shotgun sequence genomic DNA:
- the LOC132351794 gene encoding transmembrane protein 230-like → MTPSHTNLATGIPSSKVKCSRLSSTDDGYIDLQFKKKKKSPPKISYKAIALPTVLFLIGTFLIIIGSLLLAGYISKGEADRAVPVLIIGNLVFLPGFDHLCIAYYASKGYRGYSYDDIPDFDD, encoded by the exons ATGACGCCGTCTCATACCAACCTGGCTACTGGAATCCCCAGTAGTAAAGTGAAATGCTCAAGGCTCTCCAGTACAGACGATGGCTACATTGACCTTCAGTTTAAGAAAA aaaagaaaagccctcCTAAGATTTCATATAAGGCCATTGCGCTTCCTACGGTGCTGTTTTTGATTGGCACTTTTCTCATTATCATAGGCTCCCTCCTGCTGGCAGGCTATATCAGCAAAGGGGAGGCAGACCGGGCCGTTCCCGTCCTGATCATTGGCAACCTGGTGTTCCTGCCAGGATTTGACCACCTGTGCATCGCCTACTATGCATCCAAAGGCTACCGGGGATACTCCTACGATGACATTCCAGACTTTGATGACTAG